From one Papilio machaon chromosome 16, ilPapMach1.1, whole genome shotgun sequence genomic stretch:
- the LOC106716593 gene encoding ejaculatory bulb-specific protein 3, whose translation MKTLVVLACVLMSVYAAEKYNSKYDNFDVDTLISNERLLKSYINCFLDKGRCTAEGTDFKKALPEAIETTCGKCTEKQKLNIRKVIKAIQQKYPAQWEELVKKNDPSGKHRANFDKFIQGS comes from the exons ATGAAAACCTTGGTGGTGTTAGCTTGTGTGTTGATGTCGGTGTACGCGGCGGAGAAATATAACTCAAAGTATGACAACTTTGATGTGGACACACTGATTAGTAACGAAAGGCTGCTCAAGTCGTACATAAACTGCTTCCTCGACAAAGGCAGATGCACAGCTGAGGGCACTGACTTTAAAA aaGCCCTACCTGAGGCTATTGAGACCACTTGCGGCAAATGTACAGAAAAGCAGAAGCTTAACATTAGGAAAGTAATCAAAGCCATCCAACAGAAGTACCCAGCGCAATGGGAGGAACTCGTCAAGAAAAACGACCCGAGCGGCAAGCACCGCgcaaattttgataaattcatCCAGGGCAgctaa
- the LOC106716689 gene encoding ejaculatory bulb-specific protein 3, producing the protein MVFLSLILAVLIPMALSYDAAYDKVDANKVLADDPLFRSYIDCFLDRKPCTADFSEEFKKILPEVIKEACAKCSEPQKKNVRKIVKALYEKYPDDAIKFADKYDPKREYESAFAAFVAEE; encoded by the exons ATGGTGTTCCTAAGCCTAATACTTGCGGTGCTCATTCCTATGGCGCTGAGCTATGACGCAGCTTATGACAAAGTTGATGCAAACAAGGTGCTTGCTGACGACCCTTTGTTTAGGTCTTACATCGATTGCTTTCTCGACAGAAAGCCATGCACCGCTGATTTCTCTGAGgaatttaaaa AAATTCTTCCCGAAGTTATAAAAGAAGCATGCGCTAAATGTTCCGAACCACAAAAGAAGAACGTAAGAAAGATTGTCAAAGctctttatgaaaaatatccGGATGACGCTATCAAATTTGCGGATAAATATGATCCTAAACGAGAATACGAATCTGCTTTCGCTGCTTTTGTTGCCGAAGAGTAA
- the LOC106716499 gene encoding uncharacterized protein LOC106716499: MKQWLLCVFALTVVVSCSSQQQYVNRYDNFNADSIIQNERILLAYYKCVMEKGPCTKDGKNFKRVLPETISTACGRCSPKQKVVVRKLLLGIRAKSEPRFFELLDKYDPSHRTNRSCKMKLIVVVLCVAALAFAEDKYEEIEDNFNLQELLENDRLLTGYIKCLLNKGPCTPEVKKIKDKLPEALETNCAKCSDKQKQMGKVLVKQVKKAHPELWDELKNLYDPQGKYQKAFQQFLSD, from the exons ATGAAGCAATGGTTGTTGTGCGTGTTTGCGCTGACGGTGGTGGTGTCATGCTCCTCACAGCAGCAGTACGTCAACCGGTACGACAACTTTAACGCGGACTCCATTATACAGAATGAGAGGATACTACTTGCATACTACAAGTGCGTCATGGAAAAAGGACCTTGCACTAAGGACGGCAAAAACTTTAAAc GTGTGCTGCCAGAAACCATCTCAACGGCTTGCGGTCGTTGCTCCCCGAAGCAAAAAGTTGTCGTACGCAAGCTACTGTTAGGAATCAGGGCGAAGAGCGAGCCACGATTTTTCGAGCTTCTTGACAAATACGATCCTAGTC ATAGAACTAATCGAAGTTGCAAGATGAAGTTGATTGTAGTAGTTCTGTGTGTGGCGGCTTTGGCTTTCGCTGaagataaatatgaagaaATAGAGGATAATTTCAACTTGCAAGAGTTGTTGGAAAACGATCGTCTGTTGACTGGATACATTAAATGTCTGTTGAACAAAGGTCCTTGTACTCCAGAGGTTAAGAAAATTAAGG ACAAACTTCCTGAGGCACTCGAGACAAACTGCGCCAAATGTAGTGACAAGCAGAAACAGATGGGCAAAGTACTCGTGAAACAGGTCAAGAAGGCGCATCCCGAACTGTGGGATGAATTGAAGAATCTCTACGACCCACAAGGCAAATACCAAAAAGCATTTCAACAGTTTCTCAGTGATTAG
- the LOC106716752 gene encoding ejaculatory bulb-specific protein 3 — MAYKSLIILLCVVASVWSTYTDKYDNINIDEILGNEVLLENYVNCIMDKGRCTPEGKELKNHIKEAMENGCKECTEKQKQGTRDVIKFLIEHKLETWNELCNKYDPTGKWRKHYEDDAKANGIKIP, encoded by the exons ATGGCGTACAAGAGTTTGATCATTTTACTTTGTGTGGTTGCTTCGGTGTGGTCTACGTACACTGATAAATATGATAACATCAACATAGACGAAATTTTGGGGAATGAAGTGTTATTGGAAAATTATGTGAATTGCATTATGGATAAAGGGAGATGTACTCCCGAAGGAAAGGAActaaaaa atCATATTAAAGAAGCTATGGAAAACGGCTGTAAGGAATGTACTGAGAAGCAAAAGCAGGGAACTCGCGATGTTATCAAGTTCCTCATAGAACATAAGCTAGAAACTTGGAACGAGCTGTGCAACAAGTACGACCCCACCGGCAAGTGGAGGAAGCATTACGAAGATGACGCAAAGGCCAATGGAATCAAAATCCCGTAA
- the LOC106716551 gene encoding allergen Tha p 1, which produces MKLFMVCALLCVAAVAWGKPASTYTDKWDYINVDEILESQRLLKGYVDCLMDRGRCTADGKTLKETMPDALEHECSKCTEKQKESSDKVIRFLINKRPELWKELATKYDPDNVYQQRYKDKIEAVKEH; this is translated from the coding sequence atgaaattattcatGGTGTGTGCGCTATTGTGTGTGGCGGCAGTCGCGTGGGGCAAGCCGGCGTCCACTTACACCGACAAATGGGATTACATCAACGTCGATGAGATCTTAGAATCTCAACGCTTACTTAAAGGATACGTCGACTGTCTTATGGATAGAGGCCGCTGCACCGCCGATGGAAAGACATTAAAGGAAACGATGCCTGATGCATTAGAACACGAATGTTCTAAATGCACAGAGAAACAAAAGGAAAGTTCCGACAAAGTGATCAGATTTTTGATCAACAAACGTCCCGAGTTGTGGAAGGAACTGGCTACTAAATACGATCCCGATAATGTTTACCAGCAGAGATACAAGGACAAGATTGAGGCTGTCAAAGAACACTAA
- the LOC106716500 gene encoding EF-hand domain-containing family member B, with protein sequence MPVDCQRSTTGGKGNLGMFFERSPKICAAGLPSQQPDKKIRDDLQHYLMKDEVDSLISDIIIPPEIPRPLPPLRRPIPLDMRFAGIYGQVASIVNPPNKTKFQTLVEDFKDTTYSSYWKKPLGKVQDPVPMLPEGLDVYNTTFGRKLPDAERLYDVVFPKVPLEDKTPASKFPAAQINRNYCKPPFNPDLTYGHRTYVDKRGIYAKTCLTDDNVVVGNGNRTVLNTVQSNYQEFNKARLGKVLSPNNNISNVPEGYSFGILSKPDNLKECLSFCELNPECEFYRKCLAHLNTVRKCMSTRFSPRFFNEFYLKLKYYDTEKRGWLPRGVVYNYCASKLIRFDPSLIEPLLTKWEAFDGSNIDYKFFSHMINYREPIEYIPRIPDLPPDCIDYRTTYSEMVKPDHERDESRMAGIPSGRYFDLDYPITPNFCCKAIRTCLPQESDVKSCVAPSILTLMHVNHRDMYAKREPDVVKKVFKAAGEDFSDEKFNEIWEEAKKYHSQGWVCFETFRRALRKVSEAENTTS encoded by the coding sequence ATGCCGGTTGACTGCCAGAGATCGACGACAGGCGGGAAAGGAAACCTGGGTATGTTTTTTGAACGAAGTCCAAAAATTTGTGCTGCAGGTCTTCCCTCTCAACAGCCGGACAAAAAAATCCGTGATGACTTGCAGCATTACCTCATGAAGGATGAGGTGGACTCACTTATAAGTGACATTATCATACCTCCGGAAATCCCCAGACCTCTTCCACCTTTACGTCGTCCTATACCACTAGACATGCGGTTTGCCGGAATATACGGACAGGTCGCAAGTATCGTAAACCcaccaaacaaaacaaagtttcAAACCCTAGTTGAAGATTTTAAGGATACCACTTATTCCTCCTATTGGAAAAAACCACTGGGAAAAGTGCAAGATCCAGTACCAATGCTCCCTGAAGGACTAGATGTGTACAACACGACCTTTGGGAGGAAGTTGCCTGATGCAGAAAGACTGTACGATGTTGTATTCCCAAAAGTACCTCTTGAAGACAAAACGCCAGCATCAAAATTTCCTGCCGCTCAAATAAATCGTAATTACTGCAAACCTCCATTTAATCCAGATTTAACATATGGTCATAGAACTTATGTTGACAAACGTGGAATATACGCCAAAACTTGTTTAACTGATGATAATGTCGTTGTTGGGAATGGGAATCGAAcagttttaaatacagttcAATCCAATTACCAGGAATTCAACAAGGCTAGACTTGGAAAAGTATTATctccaaataataatattagcaatGTTCCAGAGGGTTACTCATTTGGAATTTTAAGTAAACCTGATAATCTTAAAGAATGTCTAAGTTTCTGTGAACTTAATCCAGAATGCGAATTCTACAGAAAGTGCTTAGCGCATCTTAATACTGTTCGTAAATGTATGTCAACTAGATTTTCACCCAGGTTTTTTAAcgagttttatttgaaactaaaatattatgatactGAAAAGCGTGGTTGGCTGCCTCGTGgcgttgtttataattattgtgcTTCAAAACTCATAAGATTTGATCCATCTTTAATAGAACCATTGTTAACAAAGTGGGAAGCATTTGATGGATCGAACATTGACTACAAGTTTTTTTCGCACATGATTAATTACAGGGAACCCATTGAATATATTCCTCGTATCCCCGATTTACCACCAGATTGCATTGACTACCGTACCACTTATAGTGAAATGGTGAAACCTGATCACGAGAGAGATGAGTCTCGTATGGCTGGAATTCCATCTGGTAGGTACTTCGACTTAGACTACCCTATTACGCCTAATTTCTGCTGCAAAGCGATTAGAACATGCCTCCCACAAGAGTCAGATGTCAAATCATGTGTCGCTCCGAGCATTCTTACACTAATGCACGTCAACCACCGTGATATGTATGCCAAACGTGAACCTGACGTCGTAAAGAAAGTATTCAAAGCTGCTGGAGAGGATTTTAGTGATGAAAAATTCAACGAAATATGGGAGGAGGCTAAAAAGTATCATTCTCAAGGCTGGGTCTGTTTTGAGACATTTAGGAGGGCTTTACGAAAAGTTTCTGAAGCAGAAAATACTACAAGTTAG